A section of the Halalkalicoccus subterraneus genome encodes:
- a CDS encoding NUDIX domain-containing protein gives MTVDATSAGAILFRDTRGRREYLLLKSRPGDWEFPKGGVEGEEELQQTAIR, from the coding sequence ATGACGGTAGATGCGACGAGCGCCGGCGCGATCCTCTTTCGGGATACGCGCGGACGGCGCGAGTACCTCCTCCTCAAGAGCCGCCCGGGGGACTGGGAGTTCCCCAAGGGCGGGGTTGAGGGCGAGGAGGAACTCCAACAGACCGCGATACGC
- a CDS encoding sugar-transfer associated ATP-grasp domain-containing protein, whose amino-acid sequence MVTSLKELYHTLRQVQSLVAAEREGFDLASLSPAERVDLWRRGFLSPSAALYEFERYGYDDYLTDYQRYVKTRGINGRFGYALDNKLLTYDALSGFPEHLPALHGLVENGRLRSVSIRGERGPTRPVVEWVADRPVGETVVLKWVLGGGGHNVFVLTRTDGGYRLNGEDVSRAALEDRLGELDEYVVTGFSEQAAYADGIYPEATNSVRAVTMWDPATDEPFLARAVHRIGTDETKPMDNWTQGGISAPIDEDGVLGRGAHYLAEGDLERRETHPDTGARIAGAAVPGWGAVREELLAVADSVPHLPYVGWDLVVTEDGEFEVIEANNYPGVKSLQVHGPLCADERVERFYRAHGVR is encoded by the coding sequence ATGGTCACCTCGCTCAAGGAACTCTATCACACGCTCCGACAGGTCCAATCCCTCGTCGCCGCCGAACGCGAGGGGTTCGACCTCGCCTCGCTCTCGCCCGCCGAACGCGTCGACCTCTGGCGTCGCGGGTTTCTCAGTCCCTCGGCCGCCCTCTACGAGTTCGAGCGCTACGGCTACGACGACTACCTCACCGACTACCAGCGCTACGTCAAGACGCGGGGTATCAACGGCCGCTTCGGCTACGCGCTCGACAACAAGTTGCTGACCTACGATGCGCTGAGCGGGTTTCCCGAGCACCTCCCCGCCCTCCACGGACTGGTTGAGAACGGCCGCCTCAGGTCGGTGTCGATCCGCGGAGAGCGGGGCCCGACTCGCCCGGTCGTCGAGTGGGTCGCCGACCGTCCGGTCGGGGAGACGGTCGTTCTGAAGTGGGTGCTCGGCGGCGGCGGGCACAACGTGTTCGTGCTCACGCGCACCGACGGGGGCTACCGGCTCAACGGCGAGGACGTCTCGCGGGCGGCGCTGGAGGATCGCCTCGGGGAGCTCGACGAGTACGTCGTCACCGGGTTTTCCGAGCAGGCGGCCTACGCCGACGGGATCTACCCCGAGGCGACCAACAGCGTCCGGGCGGTGACGATGTGGGATCCGGCCACGGACGAGCCCTTTCTCGCGCGGGCGGTTCACCGGATCGGCACCGACGAAACGAAACCGATGGACAACTGGACCCAGGGCGGGATCAGCGCGCCCATCGACGAGGACGGCGTGCTCGGGCGGGGCGCTCACTACCTCGCCGAGGGCGACCTCGAACGCCGCGAGACCCATCCCGACACCGGCGCGCGGATCGCGGGCGCCGCGGTCCCGGGCTGGGGGGCGGTCCGGGAGGAGCTGTTGGCCGTCGCGGATTCGGTTCCCCATCTCCCCTACGTCGGCTGGGATCTCGTAGTCACGGAAGACGGCGAGTTCGAGGTCATAGAGGCGAACAACTACCCCGGCGTGAAGTCCCTGCAGGTCCACGGACCGCTCTGTGCGGACGAGCGGGTCGAGCGGTTCTACCGCGCACACGGCGTGCGGTAA
- a CDS encoding uS10/mL48 family ribosomal protein, translating into MTFVTKLTLQSGDRAVLERVVDGIATTVERKGAEMKGPHPSPPETLHVPQHKRTTGGESFDPWSYTVYTRTIEIVGHDEVARGVMDRSLPSGVHLGVEVERVRPLGSS; encoded by the coding sequence ATGACCTTCGTCACGAAACTCACGCTCCAGAGCGGGGACCGGGCCGTACTCGAACGCGTCGTCGACGGGATCGCCACGACCGTCGAGCGAAAGGGCGCCGAGATGAAAGGGCCCCATCCGAGCCCACCCGAAACGCTCCACGTACCCCAGCACAAGCGGACTACCGGCGGCGAGAGCTTCGATCCGTGGTCCTACACCGTCTATACGCGCACCATCGAGATCGTCGGCCACGACGAGGTCGCCCGCGGCGTGATGGACCGGTCGTTGCCGTCGGGCGTCCACCTCGGCGTCGAGGTCGAACGGGTCCGCCCGCTCGGATCGAGCTAG
- a CDS encoding amidohydrolase: MSTDHLIEIRRDLHRHPEPAWREFYTTCRIVEELERIGVSDLYVGRDAIDTDERLAVPDSSELVEWFNRAREAGAKEDVLERLDGGYTGCVAVIERGEGPTIGLRVDIDGLLRGESEADEHVPAAEGFRSEHEGAMHACGHDAHATIGLGVIEAIKESDFSGTLKVFFQPGEEMIAGGKAMAKSTHLADVEYLLALHIGLDHPTGEVVAGIDDFLAVSHIHAEFSGEPAHAGAEPDAGENAVQAMAAAVQNLYAIPRHHDGATRVNAGQVGGGTASNIIPESAHIEGEVRGQTTELMEYMRERADRILEGAAAMHGCAVDIETRGEAPSARSDDALVEVVGAVARTTPGVETVLDRDALGGSEDATYLMREVQKNGGYASYVGIGTDHPGGHHTATFDVDEASIAIGIDVIGRAIEEIAATRP, encoded by the coding sequence ATGAGCACTGACCACCTGATCGAGATCAGGCGTGACCTGCACCGCCACCCCGAACCCGCGTGGCGCGAGTTCTATACCACCTGCCGCATCGTCGAGGAACTCGAACGGATCGGCGTCTCCGATCTCTACGTCGGGCGCGACGCGATCGATACGGACGAGCGCTTGGCGGTTCCCGACTCCTCGGAACTCGTCGAGTGGTTCAACCGGGCACGAGAGGCCGGCGCGAAGGAGGACGTCCTCGAACGCCTCGACGGCGGCTACACCGGCTGTGTCGCCGTCATCGAGCGCGGCGAGGGCCCAACGATCGGCCTGCGGGTCGACATCGACGGGCTGCTACGCGGCGAGAGCGAGGCCGACGAGCACGTTCCCGCCGCGGAGGGCTTTCGCTCCGAGCACGAGGGCGCGATGCACGCCTGCGGGCACGACGCCCACGCGACCATCGGGCTTGGCGTGATCGAGGCGATCAAGGAAAGCGACTTTTCGGGCACGCTCAAGGTATTCTTCCAACCCGGCGAGGAGATGATCGCCGGCGGGAAGGCGATGGCAAAGAGCACGCACCTCGCCGACGTCGAGTACCTGTTGGCCCTTCACATCGGTCTGGATCACCCCACCGGCGAGGTCGTCGCGGGGATCGACGACTTCCTCGCGGTCTCGCACATCCATGCGGAGTTCTCGGGCGAACCCGCCCACGCCGGCGCCGAACCCGACGCCGGCGAGAACGCCGTCCAGGCGATGGCCGCCGCCGTTCAGAACCTCTATGCGATCCCGCGCCACCACGACGGGGCGACCCGAGTGAATGCGGGCCAGGTCGGCGGCGGCACCGCCTCGAACATCATCCCCGAGTCCGCCCACATCGAGGGCGAGGTCCGCGGGCAGACGACCGAACTGATGGAGTACATGCGAGAGCGCGCCGACCGCATACTGGAAGGTGCCGCCGCGATGCACGGCTGTGCGGTCGACATCGAGACGCGCGGCGAGGCCCCGAGCGCGAGAAGCGACGACGCGCTGGTCGAGGTCGTCGGCGCGGTCGCACGCACCACGCCGGGCGTCGAGACGGTCCTCGATCGCGATGCGCTGGGCGGCAGCGAGGACGCCACCTATCTCATGAGGGAGGTCCAGAAAAACGGCGGGTATGCCTCCTACGTCGGAATCGGTACCGACCACCCCGGCGGCCACCACACCGCGACGTTCGACGTCGACGAGGCGAGCATCGCCATCGGCATCGACGTGATCGGTCGAGCTATCGAGGAGATCGCGGCGACCCGCCCGTAG
- a CDS encoding phosphoadenosine phosphosulfate reductase family protein has product MPEGFPDYLDVDYSDGEGEAPEEYPTLDTKIEKAIEVTRRGLEQYESPAVMWTGGKDSTLTLYFIKEVAEQFDLEVPPAVFIDHYQHFDEIHDFVEKWADQWDLDVIYARNDDVGAYVDSNDLEPGDDIEIEELNEQNRHHVRDLLEYEEETFPFLLDTYVGNHLLKTVALNNALEENDIDGVISGVRWDEQEARADETFFSPRHDPEIYPPHDRIQPILHFDEAAVWDAFWYVVVPETVEGYPEEGHVPQSYDDLPEGISQDDIPISPKYFEGFRSLGSEISTEKSEEEPAWLQDLDNTTERAGRAQDKEDLMERLRDLGYM; this is encoded by the coding sequence GACTACTTGGACGTCGACTACAGCGACGGCGAGGGCGAAGCGCCCGAGGAGTACCCGACGCTCGATACGAAGATCGAGAAGGCGATCGAGGTCACTCGACGGGGGCTCGAACAGTACGAGAGCCCCGCAGTGATGTGGACCGGCGGCAAGGACTCGACGCTCACTCTCTATTTCATCAAGGAGGTCGCAGAGCAGTTCGATCTGGAAGTTCCCCCGGCCGTCTTCATCGACCACTACCAGCACTTCGACGAGATCCACGATTTCGTCGAGAAGTGGGCCGACCAGTGGGACCTCGACGTGATCTACGCGCGCAACGACGACGTCGGTGCGTACGTCGATTCCAATGATCTGGAACCCGGCGACGACATCGAAATCGAGGAGCTCAACGAGCAGAACCGCCATCACGTGCGTGACCTGCTCGAATACGAGGAGGAGACCTTCCCGTTCCTGCTCGACACTTACGTCGGCAACCACCTGCTGAAGACGGTGGCACTGAACAACGCCCTCGAGGAGAACGACATCGACGGCGTCATTTCCGGTGTTCGGTGGGACGAACAGGAGGCCCGGGCCGACGAGACGTTCTTCAGCCCGCGTCACGACCCCGAGATCTACCCGCCCCACGATCGGATTCAGCCCATCCTGCATTTCGACGAGGCGGCGGTCTGGGACGCCTTCTGGTACGTCGTCGTGCCCGAGACCGTCGAGGGCTACCCCGAGGAGGGCCACGTCCCCCAGAGCTACGACGACCTCCCCGAGGGAATCTCCCAGGACGATATCCCGATCTCGCCGAAGTACTTCGAGGGCTTCCGGTCGCTCGGCAGCGAGATCAGCACAGAGAAGAGCGAGGAGGAGCCGGCGTGGCTCCAGGACCTCGACAACACCACCGAGCGCGCGGGCCGCGCCCAGGACAAGGAGGACCTGATGGAGCGCCTACGCGATCTCGGCTACATGTGA